The nucleotide window GGACGGCCCGTCGCCGCTCCCATCGTGGACCCCGACCGCGTTGCCGTACGCGTCGGTCCGCACGTCGTCGGCGAACTCCCGGACGTACTCGGTCCAGACTCGCTGGCCCGCGGTCTCGAATCCCGAGGGGGAGGGCGTCTCGAGGAGCGATTCGAGGAACGCTCGTCGGTCGTCGTTCATGGGGATTGGTCGACCGGCGGCGGCATGAAGCCGGCGAAACCCGGGGCTATCGATCGACTCCGCTACTGGTGAGTTGCTACTCTCGCCGGGGATTCGTTACTCGGTCACCGCGGACCGTCGCCGGCAGTTCCGCCCCAACGGATAAACCCCTGGTCGTCGTATCCCCTGTGCATGGATATAACGCTCCTCGAACTGCACGTGGACGACGGCTTCGACTTCAGTCCGACCGGCTCGATCGGCAGCTCGGATTCCTCCGAGGTCGACGAGGCCGAGGACGAGACCGACTCGAGCTCCTCCCGGGGCGGGATGGTCGCGCTCGGCGTCCTCATCCTCCTCGCGGTCCTCGCGCTCGGCGCGAAGCGGATGATGGGCGAGGACATGGAGGAACTGGAAGAGCTCGACGAGATCCCGGCCTGATCGGTCACTCCAGCGTTCCGACTTTTTCGGCCGCGTAGCCGAACACGTCCGTGTAGCCGCGCGCGGACATCAGCACCGGGTAGAACGGCTCGTCGGCGGTGAACGTCTCGCCGTCGGCGACCGCGAACCGCTCGCCGGTCCCGACGCGCTCGAAGTTGTGCGCGAACACCTCGTACTCCTCGGCCGGCGGCTTCCCGACCGGCTGGAGCAGGCGGAACACGTCGACGTCCCCCGGTGTCGCGTCCGAGGCGCCGGCCGGTTCGTCGGCGACCGGCGCGTCCAGGGCGCCGGTCGCGGAGAGGAACGCGCGCGTCAGCCAGTAGGCGTTCTCGGCGGCGTCGTCGCTGCCCTGCAGGCCGCACTCGACCTCGACGGTGTGGGGGTGTTCGATGAGTCGCCCCTCCGTGAACAGGTCGGTCTCGATGAGCGTGTCGACCGGGAGGTGCGGGACGACGGCGCGGGCGATCTCGTCGACGGTGTCACAGAGCGCGAACGGTTCCGCGTACGACTGCGTCGAGTGGAGCGCGAGCGTGGTACAGCCCTCCAGTTCGCGCGCCAAGTCGGACGCTAGGCGCCCTTCGAGGCTCCCGGTGTCCGCGTCGCCCGGGAACGCCCGGTTGAGGTCCTCGTCGACGAACCGCACGCCGCGCTCCAGCGCCTCCTCGTTGGCGACGATCAGTTTCACGGGTCGTTCCACGTCCGGGGACTCGGCGACGAGGCGCTCGACCGCCGCCGGCCCGCAGGGCTCGTCGCCGTGGATTCCGCCGACCACGGCGACCTCGGGGACCCCGTCACCCAACTGGTGGATACGCATACCGGCCGTCCGACTGCGGGGTACTTACCGGGTACGGTTCGGCGTCGCTCAGTGCTCAGCAGAACACGGTGATTGTGTCGGGCTGGACGTTGTCATCGACCGAGATGGGTATCTATACATCGGCGTCAAGTATCCCGATTCGTGTCGCTAACCCTGCCGCTATTGTAGCCAGTTAGATTGAACGTTCGTAGGCCTACTTAGCGGTTGTTTCGCCGCTTATGGTCTGGAACGAACGACGGCCGTCTACTGCATACATCCTCTGTATGCAGCAAGCACCTTTTGACAGGAATTGCGTAGATCGTCGAGAGCGTGCTGCATACAGAGCGCGCATGCTGCAGATCGTCAAATCCCGAACACCCCGTTCGAGATACCCGTGAACTGTCCGATTTGGCTCAAGACCGGAGCGACCAGACAATCAAGCCCAGAATGGAAAACGCGACAGTTGTCACCCATATCGCAGTCGTTTCTGATGAGACAATGTGGACTGTGAAACTCCCTCCGAATATCGCACCAATCGGTCCAGAAATGATAACGATTGAAGCTGCATCCCCCACTGAGATCTCCAACTTTTCTATGGCAGAAAGTGTATCACGGATGCCCATAGCAGAATTGACCGCTGATTAACTATAACTCCACCTTCTGCATATCTGGCTGGTTGCTCACTCCTTCGCCTGTAGCTACCATTCTGCTGACTACCCTCTGAGTCGGTCACGCCGATTCTGACAACAGCCCGGTAGTTTGTAGGTTCTCTGCTAAATACAGCGCGTGAATCGGCCACTGGTCACTCACCGCTTGACGAGGAGTTGGATTGGTAGAGATCCGACTATTCTCTCAGGCTTGCTGTCGCCTTTGGCCGGCGAATCACGGACGGCAGTTGGCGTCCTCCGGCAACGGAGAACAGAACTCCACCAAGGAAGGTGAGGTACCAACCGAGCGCGGGAACAAACGTGGCGGAGAATCCAAACAACGTGGAATAAGACAGGTAGTACACCGGAAACACCGCCATTCCAACTCCCACTACAAGTGTCACTACGGTACGTATCGGCGTCCGGAAACTGACACCATGGAGTAGAAGGGTAAACCCGACTGCACCGAGCAGTGCGAAGTCGAACCCCTCAAATCCAGCGCTCATACCGGTGTAGTAGATTATCGGTATCTTGGCATTAGGAGGCAGGTTTGGATTCGTCCTCAGCCAAGGGAGATACGTTCCGACTGCAACAGCGACTGTACCCCCGACAATCAGAATCTTATCGTGCGATTCGGCGACCATACGACTCCAAAGGTAAGTCGGGATAAACCATTTCTGTAGACTCAAAGCCGCCTTGTTCCCTCGATAGCAGTTCAGTCGCTAAGTACAGAGGAGAAAAGTTATGATTTTCTCACTATCTCGTCGTACTGTGCCCTCCGTTACTTCCCACCAGTTGCTAACTGTCGCTGGATTGCTCATCCTTGTTGCCGGAGTCCTACAACTCCTTCCGTGTCTGGCTTCCATGATGACCTTCTCGTTCAGCGTGAGTCAGTGCTGGTCCGAGATATTACTAACGTTGGTCGGTGCCTTGCTGTTCACCCGATAGGGAATCCCATTACAGATGCAGGTCCACGTAGCGGCTGTTTCGACGCAGACGGGCTGAAACGAACAATGACCGTCTACTGCATACATCCGCTCTAGTCAGCACGCTCCTGTTGACAGGAAATGAGCAGATCGTCGAGAGCGTGTCAAATGCAGGGCGCGAGTACAGCGCGTTCGACTTGATTTTGAGGGCCTGGCCGAATACGACGCCAATTGGTACGGAGAGGAGGCCATACGGGCCACGGAGAGCGTGCTGATTCTCCTCGACTGGCGCCATGATCGAATCAAACAGTACCTCGCCACGACTGAGGACGCACGGCTGGCGAGCTACTGAGCCAGCTCCGAGGGAACTCCAGCGTGTGTGAGACACTCTTCGATAAATGACGCGAGTGATGAGCCAACAACGCTGTCGAACGTGATAATGTATCCGTCATCCTCGTCGAGGACTAGCTGAATGACAAAGCCATTCTCAAAATAGTGGACGCTTGAGACGCAGTCCCCGATCGGTGCTCCCTTGTCCCCAATCTCGACCACGGACTCGTGTGTGTCGTATAGCTTCTCGACGAGCATTTCATATTGCTCGTCCGTGTATTGTGACCGCAGGTCGTCTCGGACGCACTCGACAGTCAATGTCTCGCTGGTCGTATTGTATCGGGCGACTGTCCGGAGGTTCTCGCCAGTCCGTTCTTTGCAGTACTCGACCAATTTGGAATCCGACGATGCCATCCTGTCCGCACCGATAGGTGACTATCACATAATGGTCGTGGTCAGACGGGCATCGTACACACACTTTCAGCTTTGTAGGACGAATTCTTTCCGTCTACGCGTCCGACAAACAGGTATGAATTGGACACCAGACGCTCCGGTTATCCTCACCCCGATCCGATATCCGTTGACTGCACAGAGCACCCAGACGCTAGACCATGCGAGGGGTATTGCTGAGGAATACGAGGACGCGCAACTCCTCGTGCTACACGTCGACCTCGTCCAGGCCAATCAGCACTCAACAGCGCAGGACATCCACCGAGCGATCACTCCGATCGTCGGAGATCAGTCTGCATCCGTAATCGTCCAACGTGGTTTCATCATTGAGGATGTAATCCGGGAAGAAGCGGAACAGCGGGGTGCCGATATCATCGTGCTCGGGCAGAATCAGAAACCAAGATGGCAACAGTATCTCAGCCGAGTGCTCGGCAACAATCCAGATATCATATCGTACCTTCAGGACCGGACAGACGCCACCATCGAAACTACCGGATAACTGTTCAAACGGTACTGCCCCCTGAGTAGGTCGTCGACCATACCGTCAGTTCCGAGAATCGGTTATTCTCGGCAGATTTTCCGCAGAAATCCGACTGGTCACTCACAGCGGTCACACTCACTGCTGGATTTGTTCAATCGGCTGTGTCTGAACAACTGCTAAGTAGATCGGCAAACTTACCGTGCGAGATTGTGCCAGTTGCAGATTATTTTTTCTGAGTGATGCAGAATATACAGCGCCTCTCTTGCAAGGCAGTCCGAATTGGATTCAGCAGCGCTTACGTCCGCGTATATCACGGACGAACCCTCTTTCACTCCTGGGAGCCACCAGATCATAATCATTTGACTGCCGCGACAGTGGCAAGATTGGTTTCCGTCTCCACAGCCACACATATGCTATGGAATCAGAAGCCGACCAAGGAACTAGGTCACAGCCCCGCCGACGATGCCCACTCTGCTCGCGGGAATTGCCAGCAGATCGATTCGTTCCAGGCACCCTTGTTCGCCCCGAAATCGCTGAACACATCCGGGAACAGTACCCGGAGTGGACGTCCGCAGAGGCAATCTGCCTGGACGACCTCCATCGATTCCGGGTGGAGCACATTCAGAAGTTAGTGACCGATGATGCCGGCCTCACGGAGTCAGAAAAGGACATCCTCTCGGCAGGCAATCGTGGGACCCTCGTTACGGAGAACGTGAACGAGACGATGGAGGAAACCGAGACGTTCGGTGCTCGCGTCTCAGACGCCCTTGCCTCGTTCGGGGGCAGTTGGCCGTTTATCGGGTTGTTCGGGCTGTTCCTCGTGGGGTGGATGATCACGAATACGATCGTACTTACACGGCCCCTTGATCCGTTTCCGTTCATCCTCCTCAATTTGATATTGTCCAGTCTCGCCGCGATTCAAGCCCCCATCATCCTGATGAGTCAGAACCGTCAGGAGACCCGGAACCGCATTCGGGCTGAACACGATTACGAGGTGAACCTCAACGCGGAACTCGAAATTCGGCAACTCCACGAAAAACTCGATTTCTTGTTGGTCCGCCAGTGGCGACGGTTACTGGAAATCCAAGAATTGCAATCGGAACTCATCGACGAGATGACGTCACGAGACCGGTGATCGGGGTATAACAACGAGCTCCTCTGGATCAGCGGCCCTGCACCTAAACCTCTTGAACACATTAGCTTGGTGGAATGGCTAGTGGAGAAGACATCGCTCGGTATCAGCGTAATCGCCAGGACGAGGTCGATAGTGCAACCGTCTATACGGCGATGGCTGATACAGAAGCACAACCGCAGGTGGCCGAAGTGTACCGGCGGTTGGCCGAGACAGAGAGAAACCACGCTGCGTTCTGGACCGAGAAACTCCGCGAAGCTGGTGGAGACCCGAAGAGCCTGGAACCCTCCAGAAGGGGGAGAGTGCTTGCGTGGTTGGCTCGACGTTTCGGGCCAGGGCTGGTGCTGCCTACGATGCGGTCTGGAGAAGTCGAAGGTGGTGAGGGATACGCTACTCAACCGGAGGTCCGGGAGACAGGAATGGTCGCCGCCGAGCGGTCCCACGACCGTTTGCTGACGATTATCGCAGAAACCCCAGGTCCTGGTGCGACGGGAGGGGTCCTCGCGCAATTAGAGGGCCGTCACAGAGCGACGAGCGGAAATGCACTTCGCGCTGCGGTTCTCGGCGCGAACGACGGTCTTGTTTCCAATCTCAGCCTCGTTATGGGCGTGGCTGGGGCGGCACTCGAATCCACCACGATTCTGATTACGGGATTAGCCGGGCTTTTCGCGGGAGCAGGTTCAATGGCGATGGGGGAATGGCTCTCCGTCCAGAGTTCACGTGAACTCTACCAACGCCAGATCAGCATCGAAGCAGAAGAGCTAGCTGAAGTACCGGAAGAGGAAGCCCAAGAGTTGGCGCTCATATACGAGGCGAAGGGGCTCTCCAGAGAGCGTGCTCTGGAGATCGCCGATCAGATAATCTCCGACGAGCAGATGGCCCTGGATACGCTGGCGCGTGAGGAACTCGGGATCGACCCTGAGGAACTCGGTGGTTCTGCGTGGGAGGCAGCCGGTGCATCGTTCGTTCTATTCGCTCTCGGTGCTATCGTCCCCGTGTCGCCGTTTTTCGTCGCCAGTGGCCTTACTGCGGTCGGAACGAGTCTGCTCCTCAGTGGTATCGCACTGTTCGTAATCGGTGCTGGAATAACGCTTCTCACCGGTCGGTCCGTTCTCTATTCTGGGTTGCGTCAGGTGGGAATCGGTCTCAGTGCAGCGATCTTGACCTACGGGGCAGGAAGTCTAATCGGAGTGTCGCTCGTCAGTTAGCTCCCAAAATAAAAACGTCCGGCGTGTTCTGGTGGTTGTATTTTACTGCATACACCCTCTGTAAGCAGCAGGTAGTTGGTTCCTGCTGCTCGACAGATCGATTGAGCGTTGCTGAATACAGGGCGAACTACGTCAGTCCCTCAGCGTACGGTAGAAGGCGACTGAGAACACTCCCATGAACCCTGCGAACAGTGTCTCGACAGCCACGATGACTAAGGAGATGCCGAGAACGCCAGCGAGTGAAACCCGTGGAAGGCCGAAACTCATCGATGTCTCTGGCCTGATTGCCAATGAAAAGATACCGAACAGTCCGCCGGTCAAGCCACCGAGAAAGCCGACACAGACTGAGTATCCAAATACGCTGGCGAGGTTTGCCCGAACCAGGCTGGCACTTCGCTTGAGGCTGTCAATAGCACCCTGGGAGTCAAGGACAACTGCTTGCGCGTAGAACTGAATGAAATAGAGTAACAGCAGGTAAGCCAGCACCACCACGACGACGACAGTCAGAACGACCACGACGAGAGCACTCGTGTCGCCAGCACCCCCCGGGTAGCGAGCAAAAAGCGTGACGAGACCAGCAAACACCACAACGATGCTGACAACGATGTTGATGACTACGAATATGAGGGAGACGACGAGAAGAGACACGTAGTTCCGCTTCCCCCCCTCGACGAACGTGGCCAGCGATGTGCCATTGCCAAGGGCATCGGCAGCCATCGCAACGAGACCACCTTGTACGAACGGCAGGATGAGTACGAACGCCACCGAGAGTACTAACGCGAAGAAGTTTGCAAGTCCAGGGCTGGCCGATTGGGATACCAATTGGGGGACCTGGAACAGGAGAAGGGCCAAGATCGGGACGAGTAGGACCGGATTGCGCTGGAGGGCGTCTGAAGTCCGCTGGAGGGCGACCAGAATTGCCATGCAAGGGGGTTCAGTCAATCATACGAAGACGTTTCCATCTCCCGAGGTGCGACACCAACGGCCAATTTATTCCGATTCGTGATACGATTGCAGGCCCACGTAGTGGCTGTTTCGTCGCTGATGGCCCGAAACGAACGGCGACCGTCTGCTGCGTACATCCTCCGTATGCAGCAGGTGGTTGGTTCCTGCTGCTCGATAGATCAAATGAGCGTTGCTGAATAGAGAGCGCGTATTTGCACAGAGCCACCCCTGGTATACGGATGAGTTGGATCGTTCAATACAGGAAATAAATTTGCTAAATGTCGGAAGCCTTCTTAAGGACCTCGATAGCGAGTAATCCAAACAGCTGACGCGCTAGTCATCTAGTATGGCAATCGAAGCCTCATTCACTGTCGAACACGCAGATTTCCCATTGAGCGCTGTGTTTGAGCAGTTAACGGATGTGACGATCGAGTTAGATCGTATTGTGCCGACGGGCGAGGCTGTTATCCCCTACTTTTGGATTTCCGCTGATGACACCGATAAACTCACGACGGATTTGAGCGCGGATATCGGGATCGATCAGGTCAAAGTAATCGACAAAGTGGAGAAACAGATGTTCGTCCGTATTGACTGGAACCTCACTCACGAGAGCATTCTCACGGCGATCGTTAATACTGAGATCACGCTTCTTTCCGGCATCGGCAAGGAAAAGCAGTGGACCTTTGAAGTCCGGGC belongs to Halorarum halophilum and includes:
- a CDS encoding M14 family metallopeptidase: MRIHQLGDGVPEVAVVGGIHGDEPCGPAAVERLVAESPDVERPVKLIVANEEALERGVRFVDEDLNRAFPGDADTGSLEGRLASDLARELEGCTTLALHSTQSYAEPFALCDTVDEIARAVVPHLPVDTLIETDLFTEGRLIEHPHTVEVECGLQGSDDAAENAYWLTRAFLSATGALDAPVADEPAGASDATPGDVDVFRLLQPVGKPPAEEYEVFAHNFERVGTGERFAVADGETFTADEPFYPVLMSARGYTDVFGYAAEKVGTLE
- a CDS encoding DUF7522 family protein, whose protein sequence is MASSDSKLVEYCKERTGENLRTVARYNTTSETLTVECVRDDLRSQYTDEQYEMLVEKLYDTHESVVEIGDKGAPIGDCVSSVHYFENGFVIQLVLDEDDGYIITFDSVVGSSLASFIEECLTHAGVPSELAQ
- a CDS encoding universal stress protein, which produces MNWTPDAPVILTPIRYPLTAQSTQTLDHARGIAEEYEDAQLLVLHVDLVQANQHSTAQDIHRAITPIVGDQSASVIVQRGFIIEDVIREEAEQRGADIIVLGQNQKPRWQQYLSRVLGNNPDIISYLQDRTDATIETTG
- a CDS encoding DUF1003 domain-containing protein; this encodes MTDDAGLTESEKDILSAGNRGTLVTENVNETMEETETFGARVSDALASFGGSWPFIGLFGLFLVGWMITNTIVLTRPLDPFPFILLNLILSSLAAIQAPIILMSQNRQETRNRIRAEHDYEVNLNAELEIRQLHEKLDFLLVRQWRRLLEIQELQSELIDEMTSRDR
- a CDS encoding VIT1/CCC1 transporter family protein gives rise to the protein MASGEDIARYQRNRQDEVDSATVYTAMADTEAQPQVAEVYRRLAETERNHAAFWTEKLREAGGDPKSLEPSRRGRVLAWLARRFGPGLVLPTMRSGEVEGGEGYATQPEVRETGMVAAERSHDRLLTIIAETPGPGATGGVLAQLEGRHRATSGNALRAAVLGANDGLVSNLSLVMGVAGAALESTTILITGLAGLFAGAGSMAMGEWLSVQSSRELYQRQISIEAEELAEVPEEEAQELALIYEAKGLSRERALEIADQIISDEQMALDTLAREELGIDPEELGGSAWEAAGASFVLFALGAIVPVSPFFVASGLTAVGTSLLLSGIALFVIGAGITLLTGRSVLYSGLRQVGIGLSAAILTYGAGSLIGVSLVS
- a CDS encoding DUF7847 domain-containing protein encodes the protein MAILVALQRTSDALQRNPVLLVPILALLLFQVPQLVSQSASPGLANFFALVLSVAFVLILPFVQGGLVAMAADALGNGTSLATFVEGGKRNYVSLLVVSLIFVVINIVVSIVVVFAGLVTLFARYPGGAGDTSALVVVVLTVVVVVVLAYLLLLYFIQFYAQAVVLDSQGAIDSLKRSASLVRANLASVFGYSVCVGFLGGLTGGLFGIFSLAIRPETSMSFGLPRVSLAGVLGISLVIVAVETLFAGFMGVFSVAFYRTLRD
- a CDS encoding helix-turn-helix domain-containing protein, with amino-acid sequence MAIEASFTVEHADFPLSAVFEQLTDVTIELDRIVPTGEAVIPYFWISADDTDKLTTDLSADIGIDQVKVIDKVEKQMFVRIDWNLTHESILTAIVNTEITLLSGIGKEKQWTFEVRAGEQQDLSDFQTYCQDHDIPIELTELHAVSSLNSDREYDLTDGQRKALVLAYSSGYFDSPRDATQADLADELGITRQAVSSRLQRGMRRLVASTLITPEE